The genomic region ATTTTCAAGTGCTAGAGCATTAAAATATAAATTTACAGCCTTAAGTGCAAGATAGTTTTTGGCTTCATCACTAGCGATCATGGCTTTGTTTTTTAAAAGCTCACTCATCTTTAGCCTAGCCTCTCTCGCTCCGCCGTCATAAAGCAAAAAATCTATCCTAGCTAGCACACCGGCTGACTCTTTAGCGACTACACTTGGAAAAGTGCTTGCATTTTTGCCGTATGAGCCCTCTAGGCTAAGGCTTGGCATATATGAGCTTAATGTGGCTTCATCGTTTAAATTTGCTCTTTTTAGCTCAAGCTCTTTAATCTTTGAAATTTCATTTTGTGTTGCCTTGTTTGCGATCATGCTTAAATTTGAACCAAGCAAAAATACCGGCAAAAAAATGAATAAAAATTTTTTCATTAGTGAAAGCTTTTTACAAGATTTCCTATTAGTAAATTCCAGCCATCAACAAGCACAAAAATAAGTAGTTTAAATGGTAGTGAGATCATTACAGGAGGAAGCATCATCATACCCATAGCCATTAGTACTGAGCTTACGACCATGTCGATGACAAGAAATGGCAAATAGAGCAAAAACGCTATCTCAAAAGATGTCTTTAGCTCACTTATCATGAAAGCTGACATTGCAATACTTAGCGGTATCTCTTCGATATTTGCTGGATTTTGTAAATTTCTAATCCTAAAGAAAAGCGCAAGGTCTTTTTCTCTTGTGTTTTTTACCATAAATTCTTTAAAAGGCTTTAAGCTTTTATCAAGCATCTCTTCATAGCCTATCTGCTCAGCCATATAAGGCTTTATGCCATCATTATAGCTCTTTTGCCCAACTGGCTCCATGATAAAAAATGTAAGAACCATCGCAAGCGAGATGAGTACTGTTGAAGGAGGAACTTGTTGCGTGCCCATCGCTTGGCGTAAAAATGAAAATACAATGACAAGGCGCAAAAAGCTAGTCATCATAAAGATGAGCGAAGGAGCGAGTGCAAGTGCGGTGAGGATTAGTAAAACATTTAGAGAATTTACAAGTTGCTCGGCATTTGTTGGAGAATTTAGACTTAAATTTATAGTTGGTAGCGCAGGGTCAGCCCCAAAAACCGTGCAAAGTAAAACCGCTAAAGCAAGCAGTGCTTTCACGACTAATTCCTCATATCAAGGATACTTTTCTTAGTAGCCTCTTTATTTTTTGGCTCAAGCGATATGAAGTGAATTTCTACTCTATTATTCTTAGCTCTGCCATCTTCTGTGCTGTTACTAGCGATCGGATCAAACGAAGCTTTGCCAGAAGCTATTATTCTATTTTGTGGTACGCCATCGTTGATTAACTCTTCAACTACGCTTAAAGCCCTTGCAGTTGAGAGCTGCCAGTTATTTTTATAAGCTGAGTCTTTGCTTGGTTCTATATTATCTGTATGGCCGATGATATCGGCTTTTACATCATTAGGCATTTTTGCCACAATCATGCCTATTCGTTTTAAAAATAGCTTCGCATCTTCGCCAGAAATTTCAGCACTATCTTTATCAAAAAGCATAGCTGCTGGAAGCCTTACGATAAAGCCATCCTCGCTCTCTTCCATAGTGATCTCAGGTGCCCCACTAGCAGCTAGCAGCTCATTTATCTTTTTAACATTCATATTTAGCTCACTTTGTGAGCCCTTTTGCTTGCTTATCTTTTTTGCACGAGTATTTTCTGGATCTGTCTCTTTTTCTATCTGATTTTCAGGTCTAGCACCACCTTCAAGCACACTCAAAGCACCAGCTAGTGAGCCAACGGCAGCCTCCATCTTTTTAGCATCCATTGTCGCCATAGAAAGCAATAAAACGAAAAAACAAAGCAAAAGTGACATGAGGTCGCCAAAAGCAGCTAACCACTCAGGCATACATTTTGGACACTCTTCTGGTTTTATTAACTTACCCATTATTCGAACTGACTTTTTCTATCTTTTGGTGGTAAAAATGCTAAGAGTTTAGCTTCAAGCGTTCTTGGATTATCGCCTGCTTGTATTGACATGATTCCCTCAAGTACGACTTGTTTTTCAAGTGCTTCATCAGCATCGCGAATAGAGAGGATATTTGCCACAGGCGCACCTATGATGTTACCTATCATCGCACCATAAAGTGTCGTAAGCAAGGCAACCGCCATTGATGGACCGATCGCACTAGGATCTGACATGTTAAGAAGCATCGCAACAAGACCGATTAGCGTTCCGATCATACCCATAGCACCCGCAAAACCGCCGACTTGCTCAAAAATTTTAATATTATTTGAATGTCTTGTGCTAGTTTGATCGATATCGATCTCCAAAAGTGCTCTGATCGCATCTGGCTCATTGCCATCGACCGCCATTGACAGGCCTCTTTTTAAGAACTGATTTGTCTCATTATTTACTTCACTTTCGAGCGATAAGATACCATCACGTCTAGCTTTGGTTGAATAATCAACTATTTTTTTTATAGTCTCAGGCAAATTTACTACGACTGATGGCTTAACAGCAATGCCATAAAATTTACCAATTCCTTTAAGCGTCTCCATCTTGAAGCCAACCATCATAACGCCGATAGTACCACCAAAAACGATCATCACAGAAGGAATATCGATGTATGGTCCTATACCAACGCCTATCGCCATTGATCCAAACAAAAGCACCAGGGTCAAAACCCAGCCGACGACGGTTCCTAAATCCATTTAAGCTCACTTTATTTATAAATTCTTAAGAATTGCTATTTTATTAGCTTTTTGTTGAAACAATCGTTAAATTAAAAAAAATGTTTGGCATTTTTTGCTACAATCTGCGAAATTTTTAACGTTAAAAGGCTTAAAAATGAACAATACTTCAATC from Campylobacter concisus ATCC 51562 harbors:
- the fliP gene encoding flagellar type III secretion system pore protein FliP (The bacterial flagellar biogenesis protein FliP forms a type III secretion system (T3SS)-type pore required for flagellar assembly.), whose protein sequence is MLALAVLLCTVFGADPALPTINLSLNSPTNAEQLVNSLNVLLILTALALAPSLIFMMTSFLRLVIVFSFLRQAMGTQQVPPSTVLISLAMVLTFFIMEPVGQKSYNDGIKPYMAEQIGYEEMLDKSLKPFKEFMVKNTREKDLALFFRIRNLQNPANIEEIPLSIAMSAFMISELKTSFEIAFLLYLPFLVIDMVVSSVLMAMGMMMLPPVMISLPFKLLIFVLVDGWNLLIGNLVKSFH
- a CDS encoding flagellar motor protein MotB, yielding MGKLIKPEECPKCMPEWLAAFGDLMSLLLCFFVLLLSMATMDAKKMEAAVGSLAGALSVLEGGARPENQIEKETDPENTRAKKISKQKGSQSELNMNVKKINELLAASGAPEITMEESEDGFIVRLPAAMLFDKDSAEISGEDAKLFLKRIGMIVAKMPNDVKADIIGHTDNIEPSKDSAYKNNWQLSTARALSVVEELINDGVPQNRIIASGKASFDPIASNSTEDGRAKNNRVEIHFISLEPKNKEATKKSILDMRN
- a CDS encoding motility protein A; its protein translation is MDLGTVVGWVLTLVLLFGSMAIGVGIGPYIDIPSVMIVFGGTIGVMMVGFKMETLKGIGKFYGIAVKPSVVVNLPETIKKIVDYSTKARRDGILSLESEVNNETNQFLKRGLSMAVDGNEPDAIRALLEIDIDQTSTRHSNNIKIFEQVGGFAGAMGMIGTLIGLVAMLLNMSDPSAIGPSMAVALLTTLYGAMIGNIIGAPVANILSIRDADEALEKQVVLEGIMSIQAGDNPRTLEAKLLAFLPPKDRKSQFE